One segment of Brassica napus cultivar Da-Ae chromosome C3, Da-Ae, whole genome shotgun sequence DNA contains the following:
- the BNAC03G53510D gene encoding uncharacterized protein BNAC03G53510D isoform X1 encodes MDSSEKSSGITRMVPIAIFLSLLHNEKLVGLLHETGSREVVILCHGFQSNKDNQTMNNVAATLEKEGITAFRFDFSGNGESEGSFYYGNYNHEADDLRSVFQHFSDMDRVVPVVLGHSKGGDVVLLYASKYHDIRNVINLSGRYDLKKGITERLGEDFLETIKQQGFIDVKDGKSGYRVTEESLMERLSTDMHEACLNIDKECRVLTVHGSDDVVIPVEDANEFAKIIPNHKLEIVEGADHCYTKHQSQLVATVTEFIKTVILKNN; translated from the exons ATGGACTCGTCTGAGAAAAGTTCGGGTATCACAAGAATGGTGCCTATCGCGATTTTTCTCAGCTTATT ACACAACGAGAAGCTCGTGGGTCTGCTTCACGAAACGGGGTCAAGAGAAGTTGTGATCTTGTGCCATGGGTTTCAATCCAACAAG GACAACCAAACTATGAACAATGTGGCTGCTACTTTAGAGAAAGAAGGCATCACTGCTTTCCGTTTTGATTTCTCTGGGAATGG AGAGAGTGAAGGCAGTTTCTATTATGGTAACTATAACCATGAAGCTGATGATCTACGTTCTGTTTTCCAACACTTCTCTGACATGGACCGTGTGGTTCCTGTTGTTCTCGGCCACAGTAAAG GAGGTGATGTGGTGCTCCTTTATGCCTCCAAGTATCACGATATCCGCAATGTAATCAATCTCTCTGGACGTTATGATCTGAAGAAAGGCATTACAGAGCGTCTTGGGGAAGATTTTTTGGAAACAATTAAGCAACAAGGGTTCATCGATGTTAAAGATG GAAAATCAGGGTACCGTGTTACTGAGGAGAGCTTAATGGAGCGGTTGAGCACTGATATGCATGAAGCTTGCCTCAACATTGACAAAGAATGCAG GGTTTTGACGGTTCATGGATCGGATGATGTGGTAATACCCGTGGAAGATGCCAACGAGTTTGCAAAGATCATTCCGAACCACAAGCTGGAGATTGTGGAGGGAGCTGATCATTGTTATACCAAACATCAAAGCCAGTTGGTTGCAACAGTTACTGAGTTCATTAAGACAGTCATTCTGAAGAACAACTAG
- the BNAC03G53510D gene encoding uncharacterized protein BNAC03G53510D isoform X2 yields MDSSEKSSAQSIVIPNRHNEKLVGLLHETGSREVVILCHGFQSNKDNQTMNNVAATLEKEGITAFRFDFSGNGESEGSFYYGNYNHEADDLRSVFQHFSDMDRVVPVVLGHSKGGDVVLLYASKYHDIRNVINLSGRYDLKKGITERLGEDFLETIKQQGFIDVKDGKSGYRVTEESLMERLSTDMHEACLNIDKECRVLTVHGSDDVVIPVEDANEFAKIIPNHKLEIVEGADHCYTKHQSQLVATVTEFIKTVILKNN; encoded by the exons ATGGACTCGTCTGAGAAAAGTTCGG CTCAGAGTATCGTGATTCCGAACAGACACAACGAGAAGCTCGTGGGTCTGCTTCACGAAACGGGGTCAAGAGAAGTTGTGATCTTGTGCCATGGGTTTCAATCCAACAAG GACAACCAAACTATGAACAATGTGGCTGCTACTTTAGAGAAAGAAGGCATCACTGCTTTCCGTTTTGATTTCTCTGGGAATGG AGAGAGTGAAGGCAGTTTCTATTATGGTAACTATAACCATGAAGCTGATGATCTACGTTCTGTTTTCCAACACTTCTCTGACATGGACCGTGTGGTTCCTGTTGTTCTCGGCCACAGTAAAG GAGGTGATGTGGTGCTCCTTTATGCCTCCAAGTATCACGATATCCGCAATGTAATCAATCTCTCTGGACGTTATGATCTGAAGAAAGGCATTACAGAGCGTCTTGGGGAAGATTTTTTGGAAACAATTAAGCAACAAGGGTTCATCGATGTTAAAGATG GAAAATCAGGGTACCGTGTTACTGAGGAGAGCTTAATGGAGCGGTTGAGCACTGATATGCATGAAGCTTGCCTCAACATTGACAAAGAATGCAG GGTTTTGACGGTTCATGGATCGGATGATGTGGTAATACCCGTGGAAGATGCCAACGAGTTTGCAAAGATCATTCCGAACCACAAGCTGGAGATTGTGGAGGGAGCTGATCATTGTTATACCAAACATCAAAGCCAGTTGGTTGCAACAGTTACTGAGTTCATTAAGACAGTCATTCTGAAGAACAACTAG
- the BNAC03G53510D gene encoding uncharacterized protein BNAC03G53510D isoform X4 produces the protein MNNVAATLEKEGITAFRFDFSGNGESEGSFYYGNYNHEADDLRSVFQHFSDMDRVVPVVLGHSKGGDVVLLYASKYHDIRNVINLSGRYDLKKGITERLGEDFLETIKQQGFIDVKDGKSGYRVTEESLMERLSTDMHEACLNIDKECRVLTVHGSDDVVIPVEDANEFAKIIPNHKLEIVEGADHCYTKHQSQLVATVTEFIKTVILKNN, from the exons ATGAACAATGTGGCTGCTACTTTAGAGAAAGAAGGCATCACTGCTTTCCGTTTTGATTTCTCTGGGAATGG AGAGAGTGAAGGCAGTTTCTATTATGGTAACTATAACCATGAAGCTGATGATCTACGTTCTGTTTTCCAACACTTCTCTGACATGGACCGTGTGGTTCCTGTTGTTCTCGGCCACAGTAAAG GAGGTGATGTGGTGCTCCTTTATGCCTCCAAGTATCACGATATCCGCAATGTAATCAATCTCTCTGGACGTTATGATCTGAAGAAAGGCATTACAGAGCGTCTTGGGGAAGATTTTTTGGAAACAATTAAGCAACAAGGGTTCATCGATGTTAAAGATG GAAAATCAGGGTACCGTGTTACTGAGGAGAGCTTAATGGAGCGGTTGAGCACTGATATGCATGAAGCTTGCCTCAACATTGACAAAGAATGCAG GGTTTTGACGGTTCATGGATCGGATGATGTGGTAATACCCGTGGAAGATGCCAACGAGTTTGCAAAGATCATTCCGAACCACAAGCTGGAGATTGTGGAGGGAGCTGATCATTGTTATACCAAACATCAAAGCCAGTTGGTTGCAACAGTTACTGAGTTCATTAAGACAGTCATTCTGAAGAACAACTAG
- the LOC125583103 gene encoding uncharacterized protein LOC125583103, whose translation MSSFIPSDYKALDLSGDNYLDWAINTSAVLKSRGLGKCIKYGNDTLACERHRAIMIMRHHLCEDLRDEFGYVNDPHNLWSFLNSRFCEPLLHESKKKWEALRFQDYESVDNYHSDLMRITYSLRLCGELVTNEDLLNKTRDTFHSEEVLLSHQAKGFTTYYDLFSYLLDIEQKKQKRMDNIRRFNDIMEIYYEVLDSEMKIPEANKATFDKKRSEEDSEWTLMDHEVGLYIE comes from the coding sequence atgtcgagttTCATACCCTCAGATTACAAAGCCCttgatctctctggagataattatcttgATTGGGCTATAAACACTTCAGCCGTcttgaagtctagaggacttgGGAAGTGCATCAAGTATGGCAATGACACCCTTGCGTGTGAAAGACACAGAGCCATAATGATTATGCGACACCATCTCTGTGAGGACCTAAGAGACGAGTTTGGATATGTTAATGATCCTCATAATCTCTGGTCATTTTTGAATTCTAGATTCTGTGAGCCATTGTTGCacgaatccaagaaaaaatggGAAGCTCTAAGGTTCCAGGATTATGAATCCGTGGACAATTATCACTCTGATCTTATGAGAATCACCTATAGTCTTAGACTATGTGGTGAATTGGTAACAAACGAGGATTTGTTAAACAAAACTCGTGACACATTCCATTCAGAGGAAGTGTTGTTATCACATCAGGCCaaaggtttcaccacctatTATGACCTGTTctcatatttattagacattgagCAAAAGAAGCAGAAAAGGATGGATAACATCAGACGGTTTAATGACATCATGGAGATATATTATGAAGTACTAGACAGTGAGATGAAAATCCCTGAAGCTAATAAAGCCACATTTGATAAGAAGAGATCTGAGGAGGATTCCGAGTGGACACTCATGGACCATGAGGTCGGattatacattgaataa
- the BNAC03G53510D gene encoding uncharacterized protein BNAC03G53510D isoform X3 → MDSSEKSSGITRMVPIAIFLSLLHNEKLVGLLHETGSREVVILCHGFQSNKDNQTMNNVAATLEKEGITAFRFDFSGNGESEGSFYYGNYNHEADDLRSVFQHFSDMDRVVPVVLGHSKGGDVVLLYASKYHDIRNVINLSGRYDLKKGITERLGEDFLETIKQQGFIDVKDGKSGYRVTEESLMERLSTDMHEACLNIDKECRLQWQGFDGSWIG, encoded by the exons ATGGACTCGTCTGAGAAAAGTTCGGGTATCACAAGAATGGTGCCTATCGCGATTTTTCTCAGCTTATT ACACAACGAGAAGCTCGTGGGTCTGCTTCACGAAACGGGGTCAAGAGAAGTTGTGATCTTGTGCCATGGGTTTCAATCCAACAAG GACAACCAAACTATGAACAATGTGGCTGCTACTTTAGAGAAAGAAGGCATCACTGCTTTCCGTTTTGATTTCTCTGGGAATGG AGAGAGTGAAGGCAGTTTCTATTATGGTAACTATAACCATGAAGCTGATGATCTACGTTCTGTTTTCCAACACTTCTCTGACATGGACCGTGTGGTTCCTGTTGTTCTCGGCCACAGTAAAG GAGGTGATGTGGTGCTCCTTTATGCCTCCAAGTATCACGATATCCGCAATGTAATCAATCTCTCTGGACGTTATGATCTGAAGAAAGGCATTACAGAGCGTCTTGGGGAAGATTTTTTGGAAACAATTAAGCAACAAGGGTTCATCGATGTTAAAGATG GAAAATCAGGGTACCGTGTTACTGAGGAGAGCTTAATGGAGCGGTTGAGCACTGATATGCATGAAGCTTGCCTCAACATTGACAAAGAATGCAG GTTGCAATGGCAGGGTTTTGACGGTTCATGGATCGGATGA
- the LOC125583945 gene encoding probable LRR receptor-like serine/threonine-protein kinase At3g47570 — translation MESFMAEWSLKDIRHRNLVKLLTACSSLDFQGNEFRALVYEFMPNGSLDIWLHPEKAEAIHRPSRTLTLLERLNIAIDVVSVLDYLHVHCHEPIAHCDLKPGNILLDIDLVAHVSDFGLAHLLQKFDQESILIELSSAGVRGTIGYAAPSKGIAQL, via the coding sequence ATGGAGAGCTTTATGGCAGAATGGTCATTGAAGGACATAAGGCACCGTAATCTTGTGAAACTGTTGACGGCTTGTTCGAGTCTTGATTTTCAAGGAAACGAATTCAGAGCTCTCGTTTATGAGTTTATGCCTAATGGAAGCTTAGATATATGGCTGCACCCGGAGAAAGCGGAAGCGATTCACAGGCCCTCAAGAACATTGACACTTCTTGAAAGACTTAACATTGCCATAGATGTTGTTTCTGTTTTGGACTATCTCCATGTTCATTGTCATGAACCTATAGCTCACTGTGATCTTAAGCCGGGCAACATCCTTCTTGACATTGATCTAGTCGCCCATGTTAGTGATTTTGGTCTAGCTCACCTCCTCCAAAAATTCGACCAAGAGTCAATCCTCATTGAACTCAGCTCGGCCGGTGTCAGAGGAACCATTGGTTATGCCGCACCAAGTAAAGGCATTGCACAACTATAA